A genomic segment from Leopardus geoffroyi isolate Oge1 chromosome A2, O.geoffroyi_Oge1_pat1.0, whole genome shotgun sequence encodes:
- the IFRD1 gene encoding interferon-related developmental regulator 1 — protein MPKNKKRNTPHRGGSGGSGSGAAAATAATAGGQHRNVQPFSDEDASIETMSHCSGYSDPSSFAEDGPEVLDEEGTQEDLEYKLKGFIDLTLDKSAKTRQAALEGIKNALASKMLYEFILERRMTLTDSIERCLKKGKSDEQRAAAALASVLCIQLGPGIESEEVLKTLGPILKKIIFDGTASVQARQTCATCFGVCCFIATDDITELYSTLECLENVFTKSYLKEKDTNVICSTPNTVLHISSLLAWTLLLTICPISEVKKKLEMHFHKLPSLLSSDDVNMRIAAGESLALMFELARGMESDFFYEDMESLTQMLRALATDGNKHRAKVDKRKQRSVFRDILRAVEERDFPTETVKFGPERMYIDCWVKKHTYDTFKEVLGSGMQYHLQSNEFLRNVFELGPPVMLDAATLKTMKISRFERHLYNSAAFKARTKARSKCRDKRADVGEFF, from the exons ATGCCGAAGAATAAGAAGCGGAATACTCCCCACCGCGGTGGCAGTGGTGGCAGCGGCTCAGGGGCAGCTGCAGCGACGGCGGCGACAGCAG GTGGCCAGCATCGTAATGTTCAACCTTTTAGTGATGAGGATGCATCGATTGAAACAATGAGCCATTGCAGTGGTTACAGCGATCCTTCCAGCTTTGCTGAAGATG GACCAGAAGTCCTTGATGAGGAAGGAACTCAAGAAGACTTAGAGTACAAACTGAAGGGATTCATTGACCTGACCCTGGATAAGAG tgcGAAGACCAGGCAGGCAGCTCTTGAAGGTATTAAAAATGCACTGGCTTCAAAAATGCTTTATGAATTTATTCTGGAAAGAAGAATGACTTTGACTGACAGCATTGAACGCTGCCTGAAAAAAG GTAAGAGTGATGAGCAGCGTGCGGCTGCAGCACTAGCATCTGTTCTGTGTATTCAGTTGGGCCCTGGGATCGAAAGTGAAGAAGTTTTGAAAACTCTTGGACCAatcctaaagaaaataatttttgatggaACAGCTAGTGTCCAGGCTAGGCAAACT tgtgcaACTTGCTTTGGTGTTTGCTGTTTTATTGCTACAGATGACATTACT GAGCTGTATTCAACTCTGGAATGTTTGGAAAATGTCTTCACCAAGTCCTACCTCAAAGAGAAAGACACTAATGTTATTTGCAGCACCCCTAATACAGTGCTTCACATCAGCTCGCTTCTCGCATGGACATTATTATTGACCATATGCCCGATCAGTGAAGTGAAGAAAAAGCTTGAGAT GCATTTCCATAAACTTCCAAGCCTCCTGTCTTCTGATGATGTAAACATGAGAATAGCTGCTGGTGAATCTTTGGCACTTATGTTTGAATTGGCCAGAGGGATGGAGAGT GACTTTTTTTATGAAGATATGGAGTCTTTGACTCAGATGCTTAGGGCTTTGGCTACAGATGGAAACAAGCACCGTGCCAAAGTGGACAAGAGAAAGCAGCGGTCCGTGTTCAGAGACATCCTGAGGGCAGTGGAG GAACGGGATTTTCCAACAGAAACTGTTAAATTTGGTCCTGAACGTATGTATATTGATTGCTGGGTCAAAAAACATACCTATGACACCTTTAAGGAAGTTCTTGGTTCAGGAATGCAGTACCATTTGCAG TCAAATGAATTCCTTCGTAATGTATTTGAACTCGGACCCCCAGTGATGCTTGATGCTGCAACGCTTAAAACCATGAAGATTTCACGTTTTGAAAgg CATCTGTATAATTCTGCAGCCTTCAAAGCTCGAACAAAAGCTCGAAGCAAATGTCGAGATAAGAGAGCAGATGTTGGAGAATTCTTCTAG